From a single Nicotiana tomentosiformis chromosome 2, ASM39032v3, whole genome shotgun sequence genomic region:
- the LOC104117739 gene encoding uncharacterized protein encodes MAQQEMSLSWFSLLSLLLFKVFVSGVFSLNPNGSEYISAVGDPGMRSDSLRVAIEAWNQCNEVGEEAPKMGSPRAAECFDVLDSQQQGGNCSACTRVPPSLVHRVTEEDNLLGIGKSFDGLDKKALFNPDLYAAEKELYLGSKCQVDDKPNPWQFWMIMLKSGNMDTYAAKCPKNGHKVGPFGPPSQFPCFGKGCMNQPLIYHNYTYLQGPNETTLKGSFYGSWDLDSGLSQTSVNENISYYSVTWQKELGQGSWIFHHVLRTSTKYPWLMLYLRSDATSGFSGGYHYQTRGMSKIIPESPNFKVRFTLNVINGGGPNSQFYLMDMGSCWKNNGEPCNGDVTTDVTRYSEMILNPATPSWCKPDSPKLCPPYHTYPNGTRVHRSETTHYPYEAYHLYCAPGNGEHVEQPSVPCDPYSNPQPQEILQILPHPVWGEYGYPTTKGQGWIGDPKTWELDVGRLSQSLYFYQDPGTAPAKRKWSSIDLGTEIYRDANQVAEWTVTDFDILVPNKN; translated from the exons ATGGCTCAACAAGAAATGTCATTGTCTTGGTTCAGTTTGCTTTCTCTTTTGCTATTCAAAGTGTTTGTTTCTGGTGTTTTCTCCTTGAATCCAAATGGAAGTGAGTACATTTCAGCTGTTGGGGATCCAGGGATGAGATCAGACTCGCTAAGGGTGGCAATAGAGGCATGGAACCAATGCAATGAAGTTGGAGAAGAAGCGCCCAAAATGGGAAGCCCAAGAGCTGCAGAATGCTTTGATGTTCTTGATTCTCAGCAACAGG GTGGAAATTGTTCTGCCTGTACCAGAGTTCCACCCTCATTGGTACACAGAGTTACTGAAGAGGACAACTTGCTTGGGATAGGAAAATCTTTTGATGGATTAGATAAAAAGGCACTTTTTAATCCAGACCTTTATGCAGCAGAAAAAGaactttatttgggatcaaaATGTCAAGTTGATGACAAGCCAAATCCATGGCAATTTTGGATGATCATGCTTAAGAGTGGTAACATGGATACATATGCTGCTAAATGCCCGAAAAACGGTCACAAAGTAGGTCCATTTGGTCCTCCTAGCCAATTTCCATGTTTTGGTAAAGGATGTATGAATCAGCCATTGATTTACCACAATTACACATATTTACAAGGGCCTAATGAGACTACACTTAAAGGAAGTTTTTATGGATCATGGGATTTGGATTCTGGTTTGAGCCAAACAAGTGTAAATGAGAACATTTCTTACTATTCTGTAACATGGCAGAAAGAACTAGGACAAGGAAGCTGGATTTTTCACCATGTTTTAAGAACCTCAACAAAGTATCCTTGGTTGATGCTTTACCTTAGATCAGATGCCACATCTGGTTTTTCTGGTGGATACCATTATCAAACTAGGGGCATGTCAAAAATT ATACCAGAATCACCAAATTTTAAGGTAAGATTCACATTGAATGTGATCAATGGTGGAGGTCCAAATAGCCAATTTTATCTAATGGACATGGGAAGTTGTTGGAAAAACAATGGAGAGCCATGTAATGGGGATGTGACTACAGATGTCACAAGATATAGTGAGATGATCTTGAATCCAGCAACACCATCCTGGTGCAAACCAGATAGCCCAAAATTGTGCCCTCCATATCACACATATCCAAATGGAACAAGAGTTCATCGAAGCGAGACGACTCATTATCCTTATGAGGCTTACCATTTGTATTGTGCACCAGGGAATGGGGAGCATGTTGAGCAGCCTAGTGTTCCATGTGACCCTTATAGTAATCCTCAACCTCAGGAGATTTTGCAGATTTTACCACATCCTGTTTGGGGTGAATATGGTTATCCTACTACCAAAGGACAAGGTTGGATTGGAGATCCAAAAACATGGGAGCTTGATGTTGGGAGGCTGTCCCAATCCCTATATTTTTACCAG GATCCAGGAACTGCACCAGCAAAGAGGAAGTGGAGTTCAATTGACTTGGGAACTGAAATTTATAGAGACGCTAATCAAGTGGCTGAGTGGACTGTCACTGATTTTGACATTCTTGTACCCAATAAGAATTAG
- the LOC138904948 gene encoding uncharacterized protein — translation MKEKSSCLTKKIKELEARLASELSKAKSEAEKAKAEAEAIVTVYRADAKAAQVQVREAVKTAQTRAHWIVELAKCQSRRETLEEIHARGFDLTDEIIKAKEHEADARALAFSDDDDDGSKSGSENGEDLDGEETAPEEN, via the coding sequence atgaaggagaagagctcatgTCTGACGAAGAAAAtaaaggagctcgaggctcgattggcttccgaactttcaaaggccaaatctgaagctgaaaaggcaaaggccgaggcagaggcgatCGTGACCGTCTACCGGGCCGATGCTaaagccgctcaagtccaagtgAGAGAGGCGGTCAaaaccgctcaaactcgagcacattggattgttgaactcgccaaatgccaatctcggagggaaacccttgaggaaatccatgctcgaggtttcgatcttaccgatgagataataaaggctaaagagCATGAAGCTGATGCTAGAGCGCTGGCcttttccgatgatgatgatgatggaagcaagagcgggtccgagaatggggaggacctcgatggagaagaaactgcccctgaggaaaattag